The stretch of DNA aaattatcaacGGGACAATCTACAATCCTCCTAAGTGGCTACGCCAGCTTTCCATGTCAAGAAACAACTCTAGCTATTAAACATCGTTATAGAATCGACATGACTACAGCAAAATTCTCTCAAGATGAACTTGGATTAATgcatttgatttaaaaaaacaGTTGGATTTAAGAAATAATTTGAAGAATGCATTTCAAATTACACCAATCTTGGGTTACATGAAATCCACCACAATTTCTATAGAAATTGGTTATCTTGATATAGAGTGCTTTCAAAATTCTCTTAAATTTAGTCCATCCAAACAAGTGATGGATCAATCATTCAATCTAAGCACAACCTCGGTTATTTGTAATCATACCACTCGTCTACTGAGTTGCACTGAGCAATCATGAGCCAGAAATTACTGAACAATTAGAAAATATCCCTCTGTTCGACAACTGAAAACTTCATTTTTTGTTTCGGGGATGTTCAGTAAAAAAAGGCCCCATTTTTCTACGACAGCGATTTAACTTCCAAACTACCCTTGCATGACGTGATGTTGCAGTGTCACAGAACTCTCGTCCAAGATCAGTGCCACTAAAAACATGTCGAAGAAATCAAATGTCTAGCTTGCTAAGGCACCATAAAAGCGAAATGCAGATGAAATAGATACTCATGCTTCAGGTAAAGTTTAAAAGCCTGAACAGATCAAGGTCGTAACATATAATAGTACCACGTCTGACTTCCAATTAGCAGCTGAAACAAAAGAGGTACACCTAGTTTTACTCTTTTGTAAATATGCTAACATAGAAACCCGAACGTAAACAGGGTTTCTAGGGTGAGTTCTTCTAGAAGCTGGAAAAAACAGTTTTTATATCGTAAAGATGTATGGTAATATGGAATATCAGTAAAACTATTCCTATCCAAGCAGAAGCATAAACCGATCACCAAAATATCGACAGCTGTATGCATCTGTATCTAGTATTTGACAAGATATGTATTTGACGTCGTTTGCATTCGACTCAATCATAAGAACAAGACTAACCCTTTACATTGTAAATCCCCGGGCCTGGAACTATCTTCTCCCGGGGATTTCCTGATTGTCTCTCCACCAATTGGTCTTTTGCAATTTGAAAGTCCCGGCACTCAGCAGAGCAAAATGCACAGAGATTACTGCATCAAAGTGAACACAGAAACTTGAGCAATTCTAATGCATAGAAATATATATAATCTAGAGGATCTTGGGCAGATAGCTTTGTATATGACATTCATAATGAGAGATGCATTAATAAAGAAGACAAGTAAAATGGTCGAATTCCTTGATAGTGCCAACCAATTGATTCATCAAGTTTCTCAAGTGATATTGTATTGATCAAATGATGACATGACGGAGATATATTATTGTCAAGAtggaaaattctgaacaccacATCGAACCGTTGAGAAACCGTAAAATTCAATTCctaatgaagaaataaaacagGCACAATGGATTCTTGGAGTAGCAAATAGCACCCCTCCTAGGAAAACCTAGAAAAGAATATTACCGGTTTATAAACTAGTGAATGATCTTTCACGACCCTGTGCTTTTAAAAATGCCCTCACAAAAGGGGTAAATATGCCTCCTTTTTAGAACACGTGGTTTTAAAAGGCTATTTATTTTACGTAGGGGTGACCAAGTTAATCGACTTACAAGACAATAAACTCCTTAGTAATCGATGCTCATTCCACAAAGCAGTAAATGGAAGCAATAAAATACGAAGATCAAAAAATGGATAAAGAAACCATAAAACAGCGAGAGCATAAAATGTATTCAAcaaatcaaagcataaaatgCAGAAGCAACAAGCACAGTTCCATTATCTTTTCATTCATTCTAATCGAGGCCGAATACTAATTATATTATAACCCCAAGCAAGTTCCCTTTACCTATACATGAAGACCTCCGAGTTCTGCGCTATCCGCTTCTGGCAATAGTGACATTTCTCCAGAAAACCGCCCATTTTAAGCTGATCAGATTCACCAGCACTCTGATGCACCAGCGTTGAAACAGCATTCACAATCTTCGGCTCGGCGGCGTCGGCTTCAGATGGCTTCATAACCTTCACTGGGACAAGGGAAGCAGAGGCGTCCGTTTCAAGAGGCGTCGCATGTTGAGTGGATGAAGCAACGTTTCGGCTGCGCTTTCCCCGCATTTTCACAGGAGCCGAAGCTGAGTTAGGGTTTTCTACACTGAGTTATTCGTGTTTGAAACAAATGAACTGATGAGCGAAAGTGAGTGACCACCCTATATATCTGGCACTCGCGGTCCCCTTCAAGGAAACAGACCCGATTTTGACCCAAAATGGGTCGGGTTTTGTGGATAAGAGCAATATATaacttaaattattattattcaaaatatatatatatatatatatatatatatatatatatatatatatatacatactagtgtgtttatatatataaaaaaattagtgaGAGGCCAATCTTGCAATTAACTTGAATTGACATGAAGGACCATAGTGCAATTTAGGATTGGtattattgtaattttttttacggGAGGTATTATAATAACCAAATTCCCAAATGAAAGGATATAATAAAAGTTAAAATGCACAAAATATACTCTATTGTTAAAGCGATTTTATGGCTACTATATAAGGGCTTGTATGCGACAAGTCATTTTGAAACACCATTTTATACCTAAATAATTTCTCACTATAATCTTTGATACTAGCGGAAAATTTTAGGGTCCGATTCCAGTaagtgtcactagtccagacgcaGGTTTCAAAATTGTTCCGAACCTGATATCACGAATAAGATTGTTAGAAGAGGGCCAAGAGGGTTTTCTGGCATAGCCGCTCCGACACTCAAGTTAGAGACTGAGGATATAAATGGAGAGCAGCTAAGGGTActgctgaaaaataatatagtgaatgaatcaattgaacACTCAAACCTGTATAGAAGGGTACATGGACCCTTGACTGACCTTCCATCTTAGTTGAGGATGGGCCAGGAGTCCCACATCTGGTTTGGGCCTAACCCTAACGGGCCCATCTATGGAGTATCAATCATGTTAAAGATCCAACGAAAATATCATGTAACAacgaaattttgttattatcttATATGATTTCCTATTGAAATAAAAATTACAATCTTATTGAATGCATTATCGTCTCCAATTTAAAAGTTATAGTAACTGCATATCAACTTCTTTTCAtctcattatacatctttctttctttttttactcAATTTTTCACTTCCATAGTTTTAATTTATTATGTCACAATGCATCACGTATGTCACGAtcgttatttttaatttaaaaatctataCCCTTCAAAAAACTtttacacacaaaaaaaaaaaatcgatggTTCACTCTTGTTAtactaaataaatttttttcaaaaaaaaaaaatcaatcttttatttatttatttatttcttgtATGGACACTCagaatttgagtaaaaaatgaGCGTAGAGAAACTTTATCAGCTTGTATAAATATTTTCTATGTGGAATTTGCAAAATACAAACATAATTTTCGATTAAAAATTATTCGAAAGCCTTGATGAGAATAAATTTGTAAACCGATCTCTTCTATTAAATAATGTACGTATTCATATAAATTCTTGTGAAAAGCCATTGATCGGAACTTTAGGCTATCTTTGATAGTCATGATAAGAGAATGATGATTAAATAATCTTCCCTTATCTCATGTTTGATTCATTTTTAATTGAGCATTGAGGCCCTTGATTATGATTGAAAGCCCTCACTATTTATGTTATTTGTGTGATTAAATATCACTCCTCAAAGGTGTGATAATGTATAATTTTTGAATAATGATAATGATAAAATTGTATATTGACCATAATAACCTTGAATTGTCTTCttcaatataatataaaaattaaaattagtaaaatttaataattaatataatatttaaatttttattatattttctataaattaatttcatatatttttattattttcaatcattttaaaaaaaataaattgcaATACAAATatatcttaaattaaatttttataaatttctgatcttgttaattaattttttttatgaaaataaatatttattaaatttaaatttattttgtttaacgACTAccgtaatattttcaaatatatttctaataaatatatttaaattaattttaataaatgtaaattataattataaatatttgcttatctatcaaattattttaagaatatttataattattttaaaacaataatattGTAATTATTACTAAATTTTAGTTaatattaaaattcaaaatattattgttattttaattattaatgtaAGACTTGAGAATTCGATTACcgtaatttgaaatgatttggggGATAATTGATATGTTTATAGACGGAAAAGatcggaccgggaaagacgagaaaatgcatgaaaatgtgcgaggaacagtagcctcgcgcatatgcgcgacacgaatccgcgcatgtgcgcgaggtaacccgagagttgtgaagaattttgaaggacctcgcgcacatgcgccgatTGAGGGCGTGCATATGCGAGAGGCGTTGTGCatgctacgcgccgagacatagtgtctcgcgcatatgcgccgagacatagtgtctcgcgcatatgcgccgagacatagtgtctcgcgcatatgcgccgagtgatgtcgcgcatatgcgcgagacgtgcaacaCAAAGATTTAGCCACATGGCTTTAACATGCACgaagtatatgtatatatatatatatatatatatatatatatatatatatatatatatatataccgagACATAGtgtctcgcgtatatgcgccgagtgatgtcgcacatatgcgcgagacgtgcaacaCAAAGATTTAGCCACATGGCTTTAACATGCacgaagtatatatatatatataaataccgaGACATAGtgtctcgcgtatatgcgccgagtgatgtcgcacatatgcgcgagacgtgcaacaCAAAGATTTAGCCACATGGCTTTAACATGCacgaagtatatatatatatatatatatatatatatatatatatatatatatatatatatatatatatatgttcctTCAGAAAtcagaaacaaaagaatcgagaaaggttCTGAAGAAGAGTGAAAAATCCCTAcgtcttttgtgagaaatccgtccgtccggttttgaatccgacttcggtattgtgttcctatcgacgtaggctacaactagacgtaagttttgctacgttttgatatgttttgaaattatggtattggcagaatctgatatgattcatatatgatgttcttggcatgttagacatcgtataatcgaaaccggactgaggaacagataccatatgaaattgttatgatttttagagttgagttgattgagaattgatatcaggattGGATTATTATCGAGTATGAGGTGTTAGGATGGATATCTGACTAATATGgtagtgctggatatattgaaattatgacgttatgttgttgaaacaaaatttgattgatttctgattatatccagtattgattgagtagtATATTGATAATGTACCATCGATatcgttattgtcagattgaatattgacaggcttggggttcgagacttcgacagagtcagagtatcagaaagaaagatataaattaatgttgagttgggattgcacaacttgagtgaggtttgactcgagtctccctaaatcacatacttagtttattgtattgatatttgtaattgatggtattgatgtttgtagtctattggtttatagccactgcatgtattgaatactgattcgtttagtcatgggctgattcgtctggttatcggctgattcgcctagtcatcgactgattcgtctggtcattggctgattcgcttattcttttactgattcgtcaattctgcggccgaTTCGCctagacactggatatatgaattatattgatgtcgtttagggattgattcatgcctatcgactgagattcgatatatttatcattattcagacaccgggatccctagattagaattgagtcgagtctgagactacgcgtcagttgagtcgagcatgagacgacgcgtcgattgagttgagtctgatacgacatgttgatttacattggttatatctttcatgtttgttgaattactacatgttaatgatacctttattatgcttttatatatgtttttatatgattgcatgtttacattgtttatattgagatttattctcaccggagttatccggctgttgtcttgttttgtatgtatgcatgacaacaggtggggttggatcagggtcgagaagaggatgagagaagacagttagcgtgaagatccggacttaggagtATATCTGTTATATCACCTGAGGTGTAGTGAAGAAAcattaattattatgatttatgattgtacatgacttgtacttagatctgaaTTGTGATCTTGTAAAAGAGATAAGATTTATTTCATATGCTGCGTACGctcgtatttaaaaaaaaaattagatcatgtttattttaattgattaattattcccagaaagtgattaagaattgaattaagttcgggtACCCACAATTAAAGTAAATGCATATTTACAaatatatttctaataaatatatttaaattaattttaataaatataaattataattataaatatttaattatctatccaattattttaagaatatatatttaattaatatttaggGCATTTGgtcattacaataaaatttacaaaattaattaatcattttaaaatcataccaaacaccaTGTTATTTATCTCACATACTATTAATCCATATATCTCATTTATTTAATAActctaattattaataatttatttatcatatCACAGGTACCAAACGGAGCCTTAATGAATTGAGATTCTCAAATGTCAAACGAGTAGGTCTtttttgagacggtctcacgaatctttatatgtgagatacGTCAACTCtgctgatattcacaataaaaagtaatactcttagcataaaaagtgatattttttcatagatgactcaaataaaagatttgtctcacaaaatacgactgtCTTTCCAAAGTTTTTGTCGTGCCAAACATCTTACTAAGccatccaatattatatatttattaatattatgtAAACGTCCAAATTACATAAAGGGCTCCGTTGAAAGAGTAAGGATAGGGGTGagcaagatttcggttaaaccgaattaaccgaccgaaccgagccaattcggaaattcggttcggttatttcggaaattcggttttcaaattaaaaaattcggttaattcggttcggttacggttttcaaaatttttaaatcggttaaccgaattaaccggtataataaatattatttaataaaaaaatttatttatcaatttttataagtattttaatttttaattttaaaatcgatataatatatattaattgtgttcaaataaaacttatacatttgtgatgtgtgtgattttatgtttttatgcatttgtgtaaactatagtgttaaa from Primulina eburnea isolate SZY01 chromosome 6, ASM2296580v1, whole genome shotgun sequence encodes:
- the LOC140833291 gene encoding uncharacterized protein; translated protein: MRGKRSRNVASSTQHATPLETDASASLVPVKVMKPSEADAAEPKIVNAVSTLVHQSAGESDQLKMGGFLEKCHYCQKRIAQNSEVFMYSNLCAFCSAECRDFQIAKDQLVERQSGNPREKIVPGPGIYNVKVALILDESSVTLQHHVMQG